The following proteins are encoded in a genomic region of Sparus aurata chromosome 11, fSpaAur1.1, whole genome shotgun sequence:
- the b3galt2 gene encoding beta-1,3-galactosyltransferase 2 yields the protein MQWRRRHCCPIKMTWTVKRSLFRTHVAGLLSLALLFTLFLFFSHQEWLPGRSGPRENPLAYTVRGFRSPKGEANQSNSLRSLWKETGYVAPKPLLNLSSQQADGAAGEAAGGGGGGGGGGGGGGAKMGVMGLGDSMSTNNSLQKEMGVGGRLSAQPYRYILNEPFKCRDSTPFLILLIAAEPGQADARNAIRQTWGNESTAMGLGFVRLFLLGTGKSSDTSLQGSIEEESRVYHDIIQQEYQDTYYNLTIKTLMGMNWVATYCPHASYVMKTDSDMFVNTEYLIQKLLKPELPPKQRYFTGYLMRGYAPNRNKDSKWYMPPELYPSERYPIFCSGTGYVFSGDMAELIYQASLSIRRLHLEDVYVGICLAKLRIDPVPPPNEFLFNHWRVSYSSCKYSHLITSHQFHPNELIKYWNHLQSNKHNACINLTKEKNGRYRHRKFHGERPP from the coding sequence ATGCAGTGGAGACGGCGGCACTGCTGTCCCATCAAGATGACCTGGACGGTCAAGCGTTCGCTCTTCCGGACCCATGTGGCCGGCCTCCTCTCGCTCGCTCTGCTCTTCACCCTCTTCTTATTTTTCAGCCACCAGGAATGGCTGCCGGGACGCAGCGGGCCCCGGGAGAACCCGCTGGCCTACACGGTCAGGGGCTTCCGCAGTCCCAAAGGAGAAGCCAACCAAAGCAACTCCCTGAGGAGCCTGTGGAAGGAGACGGGATATGTAGCGCCAAAGCCTCTGCTCAACCTCAGCTCTCAGCAGGCAGATGGGGCAGCGGGGGAGGCGGcaggaggtggggggggaggaggaggaggaggaggaggaggaggagccaaGATGGGTGTAATGGGGCTCGGGGACTCTATGAGCACTAACAACAGTTTACAGAAGGAGATGGGTGTAGGAGGAAGGCTCAGTGCTCAGCCGTACCGCTACATCCTGAACGAGCCCTTCAAATGTCGGGACAGCACCCCCTTCCTCATCCTACTAATCGCTGCAGAGCCCGGCCAGGCCGATGCCCGCAACGCCATCCGTCAGACATGGGGGAATGAGAGCACAGCCATGGGTCTGGGGTTCGTCCGTCTTTTCCTGCTTGGCACAGGAAAGAGCTCAGACACCTCTCTCCAGGGCAGCATAGAGGAAGAGAGTCGCGTTTACCACGACATCATCCAACAGGAATATCAGGACACTTACTACAACCTGACCATCAAAACCCTGATGGGCATGAACTGGGTGGCCACCTATTGCCCACATGCCTCCTATGTGATGAAGACAGACAGCGACATGTTTGTCAATACTGAGTATCTCATCCAAAAGCTGCTGAAGCCAGAGCTGCCTCCCAAGCAGAGGTACTTCACCGGCTACCTGATGAGGGGCTACGCACCAAACCGAAACAAAGACAGCAAGTGGTACATGCCGCCAGAGCTGTACCCGAGCGAGCGCTACCCGATATTCTGCTCGGGCACGGGGTACGTGTTCTCAGGGGACATGGCCGAGCTGATCTACCAGGCCTCTCTCAGCATACGCAGGCTGCACCTGGAGGACGTTTACGTGGGGATCTGCCTGGCGAAGCTGCGCATCGACCCAGTGCCCCCTCCCAACGAGTTCCTCTTCAACCACTGGCGGGTGTCTTACTCCAGTTGTAAGTACAGCCACCTgatcacatcccatcagttccACCCCAATGAACTCATCAAGTACTGGAACCACTTGCAGAGCAACAAGCACAACGCCTGCATCAACTTGACCAAGGAAAAGAATGGCAGGTACAGACACCGAAAGTTTCACGGGGAGAGGCCTCCCTGA